The segment ATTCATGCCATACTCAAGCGAAAAAAAGCGGAAGCCGATGCCCGCTGGGCCCATCTCTCCCAGCAGCTGATCAGTGCCCTCCTGCAAGGGGAGGATCCAGCTCTTTCCCTGGCTCAACAGTTGGAAAAAAGCCTGGAAAAAATTCTGAAAATATCTTGGCTCAAGCTGGAGAATCGCGGGGCGGTGTTTTTGCTGGAGCCGTCCAAGGGGGTGTTGCAACTGGTTGCCCAGCAGGGGATGGATCCCTTTTATCAGACCGCCTGTGCCCGGGTGCCTGTGGGTCACTGCCTCTGTGGCCGGGCCGTGGCTGAGCGCTGGGTGGTCTTTGCCGATCATGTCGATGAACGTCACGAAATCCGAATGCAGGAGATGGCCGACCATGGCCATTATTGTGTGCCCATCGGCTCCGGCCCCACCATCCTGGGGGTTCTTAATCTTTCCATCAAAGCGGGTCTCCCCAGAGATCTACCCATGCAGGCCACCCTGCTCACCATCGGCTCCACCCTGGCCAACATCATTGAGCGTAAACGCATGGCCGAGGAGATCAAGATCCATCGGGATTCCTTGGCTTTCGAACGGGAATTTATCGAAGATATCATCACCCGAATGCGGGCATCCAAGCGATTTGATCCGAGACAGATGCGCCTGCTTCAGGCCCCGGTGGAAAAAACCATGGGGGATTTGCTCCTGGCTGACTTTCGTCCTGACGGGGCGCAACACGTGATGCTGGGGGATTTTACCGGTCATGGCCTGCCTGCGGCCATCGGTGGCCCGATTGTTTCGGATATTTTCTACTCCATGACCGCCAAAGGATCCTCCCTGGAGGAGATTATGGATGAGATCAATTGTCGGCTTTACGAAAAAACGCCGGCAGGCATGTTTCTCGCCGCCGGTTTTATGGAAGTGGATCCCCTCCGAAAGCAATTGACTGTTTGGAATTGCTCCATTCCTGATATGTTGGTGTTCCGAGGGGGGCAAATTCGGCAACGCATTCCCTCAAAGCATTTTGCCCGAGGATTGGTTGACCGCCCTGACGAGCCCGGCTTGCTGGTGGAGGTGGAGGCCGGGGACCGTGTGATTGCCTTTTCGGATGGTTTTATCGAAGAGGTCGATGGGGAGGGGCAAATGTTTGGCCAGGATCGTTTTGAGGCATTATTGGTCCAAATGTTGGAGCAGCAGGCGCCTTTGGAAATGTTGCAGGAGATACATCAGGGGTTTCGAGCTGGACGGCAGCAGAGTGATGATATGACACTGGTGGAGTTGACCTGCTGAGGGCTCATCCCTGAACCCTCTGTTCAAAAGGTGTTAAAACGGTTTTGCTTTGGCTTGAATGGGGGGCTTTGATATGCTCATTCAACCCTTTTGGGAGGAGAGGACGTATGCCAACAACTGGTGCAATCATCGAAAGTGTTGATGAAAACGATGTTTTGACCATCTACATCAAAGGGGCACTTCGGTTTAAAGCCTATGCGGATTTCAAGGAGGCCTACCAGGGGGTGAGCAAGGACTATACCTTCATCGTGGATCTGGGGGAGGTGGAGATGGTGGACAGCTCCGGTTTGGGCATGTTGATGACCTTGCGGGAGTATGCTGGTGGGGAGAGTGCGAATATCACCCTGGCCAACTGTCGGCCCGTTATCAAGTCCATTTTGATTTCAGCCCGATTCCAGGATTTGTTTAAAATGCACTGAGTGTTGGTGCGGCCTTCTGAATATTGGGATAACCGTTTTGGTCCACAAGGCCCGCTTTTATTGGAATGCCAAGCAGAGACACTTTTTCCCGAAATCATCGTCAACCAGGTTGGATTCGTCACGGAACCGGTATCTTTTTTAGCTCTTTCCGGGTCATAATAGGATCATTTCCCGTTCCTGTTGCAAGCACTGTTTTTCTGGTTATTCGTGGGCAAACAAGGGCAGCAGGAAGTGTTTGTTATTTTCAGGTAGACTCTCATGAGTGACCATCCTGTCGCGAAAGAAAGCCGTCACGTCAATTTGGGCTTTGTCGAGGAGCCGTTCCCGGAAGGGATACACATGTGCCTTATCTATAACGATGAGGCGGAGCGGCGTGCAGTCATTGGTCGTTTTATCGATCAAGGACTCAAGGATGGCCACGTTACCAGCTATTTTGGCGATGCCCCGGATACCACGGCGATTCGGCAGGAGCTTGAAGAGATCGGCGTGCACCTGCCCGAGGATGATTCAGACCAGGATCTCCTGCACATTTCCCAAGCCCGGCACACCTATTGTCCCCAGGATCAATTCGATCCCGATCGCATACTCGCCTCTTTGGGCCGCTTTCACGACTCTGCCCAGGCTCGGGGACATGCCTTTATTCGGGTCTCCGGTGAGATGGGGTGGGCCTTGCGGGGGTATGCGGGGTCAAATCGTCTTTTTGAATATGAATCCCGGGTCAATGATTTTATGACCCAGCACCCCTTTGCCGCCATCTGCCAATACGATGCCCGGCGTTTTTCCGGGGATGCGATCCTGGCGGCCATGAAGGTCCACCCGGTGATGGTGATACGGGGGCAAATTGTCCACAACCCCTTCTATATGGAAACGGCTGCTTTTCGTCAGGACAAACAATTTGATTTTCAGGGGCAGCTGGGGATGAATCTTCCTTAAATAACGGCTCCTGCCACTCTTGATTGGTAGTTGAATTCTTATGGCGGTTGATCTGGAACTTCTGGGCCGGTTTCTTTTTGCTCAGGAAAATTTGGATCTTTTCCCCAATCAGGAGCAGTTGGGACAGTTTGTCTGTGCCATGCTTTCGGAATTTCCAGGGGTCGCCGAAGTCCGAGTGCGCTGGTCCGGCTCACCAGATGAGCCCTCCCCCTCCATACGACAAGAGAGCCTGGCAGCAACGACTCTTTCTCTGTCCATCAAAACCCTGAACCATCCCTATGGCCGTCTGGAAGTGGCGCTGGACGAATCAGACGGTTTTGCCGATTACCGCCCTTTTGTGCAAAATTTTTTGAGCGTCATAGCCCGGATTTTGGAAAACCGGCAGATTACCCGAAAGCTGGAAGCGGAGGTGGAAGAGCGCAAGCGCGCCAACCAGGCTCTGGCAGAGCAGACGGTATTTCTCAATGCCATTCTGGAAAACATCGAGGATGGCATCGTTGCCTGTAATGAAAAGGGTCAGCTCACCCTTTTCAATCCCGCAACACGCCGCTTTCACGGTATTGATCAGCAGGATTTACCCCCGGATGAGTGGGCTGGACGGTACGATCTCTATCTGGCCGATGGCGTTACCCCGATGGAAAAGACGGATATTCCGCTCTTCAAGGCCTTCCAGGGCCAGCGGGTAAATGCCCAAAAAATGGTCATTGCCCCCAAGGGTCTCCCACGCCGAACCCTGTTGGCCAGCGCCCGATCCATGGAGGATGCCAACGGTCGGAAGATCGGGGCCGTGGCCTCCATGCACGATATCACCGCCCAGGAAAAAGCCTCTGCCCTGATGTGGCGGATGAATGAGGAGTTGGAAGAGCGGGTGGAAGAGCGCACCCGGCATCTGCAAGAGGAGATAGGTGCCCGAAAAATAGTCGAACAGACCCTTTATACCACCCTGGCCAAAAACAGTGGACTCATCCAGGCCCTGGGGGAAATCACCTACGAGTATCGGGTTGAGGCCAAAAAAATTCTTTGGTCAGGAACCTTCACGGCCATGCTGGGCTATCCCTCCCGGGAAATGGGTGAAGAAAAGTCTCTTTGGCTGGACCGGGTTCATCCGGATGATCGGGTCTTGGTCAATCAGGAGTTTGAACGGGCTCTTTCAGATAACCGGCTCTTCGATCTGGAATACCGTTTTCAGCACAGGGATGGGCACTATCTCTGGATCCATGATCGGGGTCACATGATTTTCGATGACCAGGAGCAACTGACACTGGTGGTCGGGGTCATGAAGGATATCTCCAGACGTAAGTCGGACGAGGTGCGTCTGGCCCGGAGCGAGGCCCATCTGCGAGAAGCCCAGCGTATCGCCGATCTGGGCAGTTGGGAGCGGGATTTTATAGCTGATCGCCTGGATTGGTCTGAAGGAACCCGGCGGATTTTCGGCTTTACCAAGGATCAGCCCATCTCCTTCGAGCAATTTATGCATACGGTCCATCCCGATGACCGGCAGAGATTATCCGAAGCTCAAAAAAAGGCCCGTTCCGGGGAGGCACCCCTGGATTTGGAATATCGCCTGCGTCTACCCGATGGCGCCCTTCGCCATATTTATGAACGGGGTGAGTCCACCTTTGATGGTCAGGGCAGGCTTCTCAAAATAGCTGGAATCGTTCAGGATATGACGGCTCGAAAACGGGTTGAAAACAAACTCCAGGAGCAGGAAAAAATCCTGACGGATATCCTGGAGGTGACCCTGTCAGGTTACTGGGATTGGAATATTGCGGAAAAGACCGAATTTTTAAGCCCCGCCTTGAAAAAAATGTTCGGCTATGGGGATCACGAACTGACCAATCTTCGAGAAACGTGGCAACAGTTGATCCTTTCAGAAGATTTGCCGGGGGTGCTGGCCTGTTTGGATCGTCATGTTCAAAGCCGTGGGGAGGTGCCTTTCTATAACGAAGTGCGCTACCAGCACAAAACCGGTCGGACCGTCTGGGTCATCTGTGCAGGCCGGGTGATCGAATGGGCGGATGATGGCGCCCCTTTGCGTATGGTTGGCTGTCACATCGACATTACCGAACTGAAAAAAACCCAAGCTGAGCTTCAGGCCAGCGAAGAGCGTACCCGGGAAATCCTCGATACCACCACTGAAGGGTATTGGCTAACCGATATCCATACCAGCAAGACCATCGATGTCAATCACGCCTTCTGTAACATGTTGGGTTACAGCCGGGAGGAGATGATCGGCACGACCTCCTTTGAGTTTGCCAATGAGGAGAGCCGCCGGGTATTTCAACAGCAGGCAGCCGAACTCGCCGCCACCGACCACCGTCGTTTTGAGATAACCCTGCAGAATAAATCCGGCTATCCAGTGCATACCATTTTCAACGCCACCACACTCCGGGATGCCCGGGGAGAGGCTGTGGCCGCTTTTGCTTTTGTGACGGACATTACCCGGCGCAAGGCCATGGAGGATGAGTTGGTTCGGGCCAAAGAGGTGGCGGAAATTGCCAATCAGGCCAAAAGTGCATTTCTTGCAGCCATGTCCCACGAAATCCGCACGCCACTGAATGCCATTTTGGGGATGGGGGAGCTTTTGGGGGAATCGGAACTCAACCAAGCCCAGGAGTGGTGTGTCAAAACCCTCAATCGTTCCGGTGAAACGCTGCTCACCCTCATCAACGATATTTTGGATCTATCCAAGATCGAAGCGGGCCGGCTGACCCTGGAACAGTCTCATTTTGACCTGCCAGATTCGATGAACGAAATCATGACCCTTTTTTCGTTCACCGCTCTGGACCAAGGGATCCAGATTTCCCACCATCTGGATCCAGCCCTTCCCCAAAGAGTGGTTGGGGATTCCTCACGGTTGCGCCAGGTGGTTTTGAACCTGGTAGGTAACGCCGTCAAGTTTACCCGGGAGGGAAGCGTGACCGTCAGGGTGATGAAAGGGGAGGGGGAGAGGGTCTCTTTTTCAGTGGCCGATACCGGCCCCGGCATCCCGGAAGAAAAGCAGCAGGAAATTTTTCAGCCCTTTACCCAGGCCGATGCCTCCACCACCCGCAAGCATGGTGGAACCGGTTTGGGATTGACCATCTGCCGTCATCTGGTTGAACTGATGGGAGGGGACATCGGCCTGGAGAGCCGTCTGGGTCAAGGCTCCACCTTTCACTTCAGTGTGCCTTTAAGCCCAGCTGATGCCAACCAGCAGGAGAGGGAAGGAAGATCAGCCGAAGGAGCTGCACCGGAAAGCCAAAGCGTCTCCCTGAGGATTCTTCTGGTGGATGATGCGGAGGATAATCGGCTTTTGATCAAGGCCTTTTTGAAGAAAACCCCCCATCGATTGGTGATGGTGGAAAATGGGGTTGAGGCGGTTGCCCAATTTAAGGAGAACGCCTTTGATGTGGTTTTTATGGATATCCAGATGCCTCTGATGGATGGTTACGAGGCCACGCGGCAGATCCGGGCCTGGGAAGTGGATAGTGGTGCCCAGCCCATTCCCATTCTGGCCTTGACCGCCCATGCTGTCAGTGGGGAAATGGAGAGGGTTTTGGCTGCCGGGTGTGATCGGCATCTGACCAAACCGATCCGCAAAGCGCGTCTTTTGGAGGTGCTGGAAGAGGTGTCGGCAAAGAAGCGCTGACGGGGCTGGAATGACCCTCGCTGGCATCGTGAAATTTGTTCATTCTGTCTGGATCGTGTTTAATCAAATTTAAACGCTATAATATGGACCGAAAAAATATAACAAAAGCCTGAAAATATTCTTATCCAGCGCATCCTGACTTACCTAAGGATACCCATCGTGGTGAAGAGATCGTCATCCACCAAAGTGCCTTTGCCAGTGGGGCTCATCGGCCTGTTTATCGTGCCCTTGGCCGGATTGATCCTGATGGTAGGTTTTTTGACTGTGGATCAATACCGCACCTATCAATCCACCCGCCAGATGGACTCCTATATCCGATTTTCAGTGTTGTTGGGGGGTTTGATCCATGAGGTCCAGAAGGAACGGGGACTTATGGTTGGCTTCATGGAGAGTGGCTATGCCGTCTTCACGGAGTCCCTTATCAATCAGCGGGAGGTGGTCCATCAGCGCATTACGGCTCTGGGTAATATGATCCAATCCATCGATTCCAGCGCCATGAACCAGCCAACTCGATCTAAACTGCAAACCCTTGCAGAAGGGTTGGTGGCGATCGACGGAATACGGGAATCGGTAGAGGCGGATCAACTGGATGCCATGGATGTGCTCGACCGCTATTCCAGGATCAACCGCACTGGGCTCAACTCCATCGCCATGATTCTTTCCCGCTCTCCACAAGCGGGTATCGCCCGGGAAAGCGGGGCCTATCTCAATCTATTGCATCTAAAGGAAGCTGCCGGGGTTGAGCGGGCGATATTGGCTGCGGTGTTTGCCAAAGACCACCTGACTCCAGAGCTTGAACGTCGATTTTTTCAGCTTCAGGGTGTGCGCAAAGCCCATCGGGCGCTTTTTTTCTCCCTGGCCTCTTCCCGGATGATCCAGTCGTTGGAGGCGCTCCAGTCGGAACCTGAAAGCCGGGCGGTGGAAAAATTTCGTACTCTCCTGCTGACCAACGCC is part of the Magnetococcales bacterium genome and harbors:
- a CDS encoding PAS domain S-box protein, with translation MAVDLELLGRFLFAQENLDLFPNQEQLGQFVCAMLSEFPGVAEVRVRWSGSPDEPSPSIRQESLAATTLSLSIKTLNHPYGRLEVALDESDGFADYRPFVQNFLSVIARILENRQITRKLEAEVEERKRANQALAEQTVFLNAILENIEDGIVACNEKGQLTLFNPATRRFHGIDQQDLPPDEWAGRYDLYLADGVTPMEKTDIPLFKAFQGQRVNAQKMVIAPKGLPRRTLLASARSMEDANGRKIGAVASMHDITAQEKASALMWRMNEELEERVEERTRHLQEEIGARKIVEQTLYTTLAKNSGLIQALGEITYEYRVEAKKILWSGTFTAMLGYPSREMGEEKSLWLDRVHPDDRVLVNQEFERALSDNRLFDLEYRFQHRDGHYLWIHDRGHMIFDDQEQLTLVVGVMKDISRRKSDEVRLARSEAHLREAQRIADLGSWERDFIADRLDWSEGTRRIFGFTKDQPISFEQFMHTVHPDDRQRLSEAQKKARSGEAPLDLEYRLRLPDGALRHIYERGESTFDGQGRLLKIAGIVQDMTARKRVENKLQEQEKILTDILEVTLSGYWDWNIAEKTEFLSPALKKMFGYGDHELTNLRETWQQLILSEDLPGVLACLDRHVQSRGEVPFYNEVRYQHKTGRTVWVICAGRVIEWADDGAPLRMVGCHIDITELKKTQAELQASEERTREILDTTTEGYWLTDIHTSKTIDVNHAFCNMLGYSREEMIGTTSFEFANEESRRVFQQQAAELAATDHRRFEITLQNKSGYPVHTIFNATTLRDARGEAVAAFAFVTDITRRKAMEDELVRAKEVAEIANQAKSAFLAAMSHEIRTPLNAILGMGELLGESELNQAQEWCVKTLNRSGETLLTLINDILDLSKIEAGRLTLEQSHFDLPDSMNEIMTLFSFTALDQGIQISHHLDPALPQRVVGDSSRLRQVVLNLVGNAVKFTREGSVTVRVMKGEGERVSFSVADTGPGIPEEKQQEIFQPFTQADASTTRKHGGTGLGLTICRHLVELMGGDIGLESRLGQGSTFHFSVPLSPADANQQEREGRSAEGAAPESQSVSLRILLVDDAEDNRLLIKAFLKKTPHRLVMVENGVEAVAQFKENAFDVVFMDIQMPLMDGYEATRQIRAWEVDSGAQPIPILALTAHAVSGEMERVLAAGCDRHLTKPIRKARLLEVLEEVSAKKR
- a CDS encoding STAS domain-containing protein; its protein translation is MPTTGAIIESVDENDVLTIYIKGALRFKAYADFKEAYQGVSKDYTFIVDLGEVEMVDSSGLGMLMTLREYAGGESANITLANCRPVIKSILISARFQDLFKMH
- a CDS encoding MEDS domain-containing protein; translation: MSDHPVAKESRHVNLGFVEEPFPEGIHMCLIYNDEAERRAVIGRFIDQGLKDGHVTSYFGDAPDTTAIRQELEEIGVHLPEDDSDQDLLHISQARHTYCPQDQFDPDRILASLGRFHDSAQARGHAFIRVSGEMGWALRGYAGSNRLFEYESRVNDFMTQHPFAAICQYDARRFSGDAILAAMKVHPVMVIRGQIVHNPFYMETAAFRQDKQFDFQGQLGMNLP
- a CDS encoding SpoIIE family protein phosphatase is translated as MTLSVHGAPQDGPELSLAQPDTSQETPKPHATILACDDDEVLLGLISQFLSNKGFRVIEAESGAEALAIYRKQPPDLVLLDAKMPGMDGFEVCQQMRSQEIPILMVTALDDAASVKQAYEAGAEEYLAKPIHWHVLEHRIHAILKRKKAEADARWAHLSQQLISALLQGEDPALSLAQQLEKSLEKILKISWLKLENRGAVFLLEPSKGVLQLVAQQGMDPFYQTACARVPVGHCLCGRAVAERWVVFADHVDERHEIRMQEMADHGHYCVPIGSGPTILGVLNLSIKAGLPRDLPMQATLLTIGSTLANIIERKRMAEEIKIHRDSLAFEREFIEDIITRMRASKRFDPRQMRLLQAPVEKTMGDLLLADFRPDGAQHVMLGDFTGHGLPAAIGGPIVSDIFYSMTAKGSSLEEIMDEINCRLYEKTPAGMFLAAGFMEVDPLRKQLTVWNCSIPDMLVFRGGQIRQRIPSKHFARGLVDRPDEPGLLVEVEAGDRVIAFSDGFIEEVDGEGQMFGQDRFEALLVQMLEQQAPLEMLQEIHQGFRAGRQQSDDMTLVELTC